tgtgttgaggtcaggggtagtgttgtgttgaggtcaggggtagtgttgggttgtggtcaggggtagtgttgtggtcaggggtagtgttgtgttgaggtcaggggtagtgttgtgttgaggtcaggggtagtgttgtgttgaggtcaggggtcgtgttgtgttgtggtcAGGGGTAGTGTTGTGGTCAGGGGTGGTGTTGTGTTGAGGTCAGGGGTAGTGTTGTGTTGAGGTCAGGGGTAGTGTTGTTTTGAGGTCAGGGgtcgtgttgtgttgtggtcaggggtagtgttgtgttgaggtcaggggtagtgttgtgttgaggtcaggggtagtgttgtgttgagatcaggggtagtgttgtgttgagatcaggggtagtgttgtgttgaggtcaggggtagtgttgtgttgaggtcaggggtagtgttgtgttgaggtcaggggtagtgttgtgttgaggtcagggtagtgttgtgttgaggtcaggggtagtgttgtgttgagatcaggggtagtgtagtgttgtggtcaggggtagtgttgaggtcaggggtagtgttgtgttgaggtcaggggtagtgttgggttgaggtcaggggtagtgttgggttgaggtcaggggtagTGTTGTGGTCAGGGGTAGTGTTGTGTTGAGGTCAGGGGTAGTGTTGTGTTGAGGTCAGGGGTAGTGTTGTGTTTGTTAGTGTTaatgtcagtggaggctgctgggggGGGGCcatctcataataatgtctggaatggagctaatggaatggcatcaaagacCTGGAGACCATGTGTTTAATGTacatgataccattccactgactaCGCTCCAGTTATTATCACaggcctgtcctccccaattcaggtgtcaccaacctcctgtggtgtacaTTAATTCACTGTGAAGGAATTAAAGATTTCTGCCAATGACCTCTTAGCAACAGACAAAGCATTGGGAACAGTACAATGTATGTGATTTTCCTTGTTCTAAAAGTTGGAGTTGGCTAGATAGAGGGAAAGACGTGTGGTATGTAAGAAGAGTTGTTAAGCTGGAGTGTGAAATATGTGTTGTGGGAAAAGCTTGTGAATAAGAACTGGATAAAGTTGTTGTCTTTGAACATGAACAAAATAAAATGTTTCAACAAGTCCAAGGATTTAAAGAGGAAGGTGTCTATAGAGTGAGTTCACTAATTGGAATGAGAAATGATTATGGTATGTAACTAAAACCtacaaggagaaggagaaggaacgGAGATTTTGGAAAtgaaaaatgtatgtatgtagagTTAAAGGAAGATGATGGAAGGTTGAATGATGGCCTGGATGAATGGGGGATGAAAGGATGGAGAAGGAAtggtgggatggagagatgatgtagatggagagatgaaggaggagggagaaggaatggTGGGATGGAGAaatgaaggagggatggagagatgaaggaggattggagagatgaaggagggatggtgggatggagagattgaggaaggatagagagatgaaggagggatggagagatgaaggagggatggagagatgaaggagggatggtgggatggagagattgaggaaggatagagagatgaaggagggatggagagatgaaggagggatggagagatgaaggagggatggagaaggaataggaggtagagggatgggggattttattttttatttatttcacctttatttaaccaggtaggccagttgagaacaagttctcatttacaactgcgacctggccaagataaagcaaagcagtgtgacaaaaacaacaacacagagttccacttaaacaaacgtacagtcaataacacaatagaacattCTGGAGGGATGAAGAAGGAATGAGGGATGAAGCAGGGATGGGGATGTGTGTCCTTTGCATGCAGTGCGATGTTGTCATATGATGACCCGTTTGTTTCTCTGAATTGGAATGGGTTGTTCAAACCGCACGTGACATACACTTTATTCGGTCCTCCAACTGCACCGGAGACGCGACATTTAATAATCTTGAACAACTTGGCTACCTTATACCTGGGCTACCCCGGGAATAGGGAGCGTTCTCTCTTCCTATATGGTGACAGAAGACGAGCAGTGAGCCCCTCTCACAGCCTCACAGGCACAGCCTCCTACTGGCACACTTTCAATAGAAAGAGCTCAGCGCTTGAGCTCAGGAGAGGATAGCGCGCGTTCTAACCAGCACAAAGATTTCCCTGGATGACTCTCACAACAATAAGtaattgacagacagacagatctatCTGGATTGGGGCTTTGACTCCATGGTCAATGCGGGACCGGGACTGATGCCAGCCCATCAGCGGTGGTCGGGTCGGTCTTAATCCTTACACTCCCTAGCCTATCTCTCCAAAATGTGTCAGTGCGATTCGGTACGGAAAGCCAGCAGAACGCCGGGCTCTGTCGCGGAAGCCGGGAAGCTGTTCCTGAAACACACCACTTTCCACGGCCTGAGACATGTATTTCTGAGCGGCTCCTACCCCCGAAGGCTCGCCTGGCTGTTGGCTTTCCTCACAGCTCTCGCGCTCCTCTTCACCTGGTCCTCAAACCGGGTCCGGTACCTGCTTTCCTCTCCGGTGCACACCAAGGCGCATATGGTGTACGCCAAACGTCTTGTTTTCCCCGCTGTGACCATCTGTAACCAGAACCTCCTCTTACCACGTCGCATGAAGAAACCGGACATATTCAGCGCGGGAAGGTGGTTAGGACTTCTAGGGAGGAACTGGCAAGTGTCCCCCAGCGCCAGGGACGCGCTCACACCCGGGACCGACCATGACATCAGCAGCAGCAACGAGCCGCCCTGGTCTCCGCTCTCTCGGATCCTGGACTTCAACCACTTTTTGCCGCCTCCCCTGGAGTCTCAGCCGTCCATGCAGCAGCTCCTGGACCGCCTCGGCCACCAGATGGAGGAGATGCTGCTTTACTGCCGCTTCCAGGGAGAGCTATGCGGGCCTCGCAACTTCAGCACCGTGAGTCTATGGACAGCAACACGAAGTTAGGTTTACAGCATGCAATGACTGTAGATATTGTTGATAAGCTTCTGCAACATGTTGTAGCCTATTGGTATTTAGGAGATAGTAATAATGTTGTTTGGACTAATTATGTCATCATGCCTATTGTTATGTTTTGAAGTGCTCTGGGTTTGGAATTGATTTGGAGTTGTAATTACCAAGCCAACAAGAGTGGATTTCTATTCCTACTTTAGCCCGTGCTATTTAACAGACCAGTATTCTACCTCGTGTTCTGtctatagacagacaggcaggcagccaagcaggcaggcaggcagacagacagacagacaggcaggcaggcaggcaggcaggcaggcaggcaggcaggcagacagacagacagacagacagacagacagacagacaggcaggcaggcagacagacagacagacagacagacagacagacagacagacagacagacagacagacaggcaggcagacagacagacagacagacagactggcagtTCAGAATGAGATACCTGTAATTGGTTCTATCTACGATCTATCCTAATATGTTCTGTTGCACTGTGCTGTATATGaagggtctcacacacacacacacacacattacaggtcAACAAAGTGATATCCAGAGCGTATATTAAGTTGACGTTTTTCATTCAGATTGCCTCATTTAAAGAATCATTTTCACATCTACAGGTATTAattcttcatttgagccagtttgctacagcaggaaaataatactGCAGCAACAGGGCAtgttaattattatgtggattatatttAATGGGCACTTATTTATTTTATTCTTTTTTTATACCCTTTTTTaaaatcttgtctcatcgcttaaactccccaacgggctcgggagaggaaAAAGTGGAGTCATGCGTCCCCCTGAAAACATGACCCGCCTAATCATACTCCTTAAAAGCTCTTAAGGATCCGCACCTTGTTTTCAATTTTCtactaaaatgacatacccaaatctaactgcctgtaactcaggccttgaagcaaggatatgcatagtcttggtaccatttgaaaggaaacactttgaaggaatgtaggagaatagatctggtaaaagataatacaaagaaaagaaaaaaactgttattttgtattgttttgtaccatcatctttgaaatgcaagagaaaggccataatgtattattccagtgcagctgcaatttagattttggccactagatggaaaCAGTGTGCGtgtaaagttttagactgatccaatcaACCATTGCAttcctgttcaaaatgttgtatcaagtctgcccaaatgcgCCTAATTTGTTtaataataacttttcatgttcaaaactgtgcactctcctcaaacaatatcatggcattctttcactgtaatagctactgtaaattagacagtggttagattaacaagaatttaagatttctgccaatatcagatatgtctacgtcacgggaaatgttcttgttacgtACAACTTCATGCTAatagcattagcctacgttagctcaaccgtcccgtggaagggacttcgatcccgaagaagttttaacACCCGCCagtttaacctggaagccagccgcaccaatgtatcagaggaaacaccgttcaactggcgACAGAGGTCAGCCCGCAGGCCCACcagaaggagtcgctagagcgcaatgagccaagtaaaggcccaccgggccaaaccctcccttaacccggacgatgctgggccaattgtgcactgtcctatgggactcccggccaCTGCCGGTTGTGGCACAGCCTGCAATGAACACTTGTCTGTAGTAACGCCTATAGCACTTTTGTAGGGGTTTATACGTTTTGTGTAAGGAAAATTGTCAGAAATTTCGATGTGGAAATTACAATCTTcggaagcctttttaaacctcaaacacactacaagttttaaatgtcctgcattgcagcAAAGTTCTCCAGTAACTGAGCATCTGAGCACGAAGATGATCTGAGATCAGCCTACCTTTGGGGCTCTGTTGATCTGAgtacaacagatctgggatcagcctACCCTTGTGGCTTTGCTGATCTGAgtacaacagatctgggatcagcctACCCTTTGACTCTTAGATCAGCAGAGCCACAATGAAGAGAAAATAGTCCTCGCTCCCGGCTCTCTCTGGCTGACAAGTCAACTTTAGCGAACAGCTTGACAGAGCGGTTTCCTTTGATTGGAGCACATTGTTTTGTGTAGAATAGCCTTGGGCTCGCCATACACTTTGGAACTCGTTGAAGTattaattagagagagagagcagagagagacagagacagagagaaacccactaattatcaaaatccagaaaagagacgttaaattctacaaccacctaaaaggatgtgattcccaaaccttccataacaaagccatcacctacagagagataaacctgaagaagagtcccctaagcaagctggtcctggggctctgttcacaaacacagacagaccccacagagccccaggacagcagcacaattagacccaaccaaatcatgagaaaacaaaaagagacttgacacattggaaagaattcacaaaaaaacagaggaaactagaatgctatttggccctaaacatgactgatccaaacttaaggaaagcttagactatgtacagactcagtgagcatagccttgctattgagaaaggccgccgtaggcaaacctggctctcaagagaagacaggctatgtgctcactgcccacaaaatgaggtggaaactgagctgcacttcctaacctcctgccaaatgtatgaccatattagagacacatatttccctcagattacacagatcaacaaagaatttgaaaacaaatcca
This genomic window from Oncorhynchus nerka isolate Pitt River linkage group LG2, Oner_Uvic_2.0, whole genome shotgun sequence contains:
- the LOC135561902 gene encoding acid-sensing ion channel 2-like encodes the protein MCQCDSVRKASRTPGSVAEAGKLFLKHTTFHGLRHVFLSGSYPRRLAWLLAFLTALALLFTWSSNRVRYLLSSPVHTKAHMVYAKRLVFPAVTICNQNLLLPRRMKKPDIFSAGRWLGLLGRNWQVSPSARDALTPGTDHDISSSNEPPWSPLSRILDFNHFLPPPLESQPSMQQLLDRLGHQMEEMLLYCRFQGELCGPRNFSTVSLWTATRS